In Brevundimonas sp. SGAir0440, one DNA window encodes the following:
- the ubiG gene encoding bifunctional 2-polyprenyl-6-hydroxyphenol methylase/3-demethylubiquinol 3-O-methyltransferase UbiG: MTASNGAAPSRLPQQGHGFSQNSPETAFGASIDPADVARFSAQAAEWWDAHGPFAPLHRFNPARLALIRDQLCSRLGRDSKARAPFEGLTLLDVGCGGGLIAEPMRRMGFDVTAIDASSENIGTARAHADMVGLDIAYRAATVEQIEAEGAGPFDVVLTMEVIEHVADPEGFVRACSRLVRPGGVMMVATLNRTLKSLALGKVAAEYILRWVPAGTHDWRQFLKPEEIRTMLAAEPVTVEGPYGLNYDPLQDRWSQTDDAGINYMMVATRSAA, translated from the coding sequence ATGACCGCTTCTAACGGCGCCGCTCCGTCTCGCCTACCCCAACAGGGGCATGGTTTTTCGCAAAATTCGCCCGAAACGGCGTTCGGCGCATCGATCGACCCCGCCGACGTGGCGCGCTTCTCGGCCCAGGCGGCCGAATGGTGGGACGCGCACGGGCCGTTCGCGCCGCTGCACCGCTTCAACCCGGCGCGGCTGGCGCTGATCCGCGACCAGCTTTGCTCGCGGCTGGGCCGCGATTCCAAGGCGCGCGCGCCCTTCGAAGGTCTGACCCTGCTGGACGTGGGGTGCGGCGGCGGACTGATCGCCGAGCCGATGCGGAGAATGGGCTTTGACGTCACCGCCATCGACGCCTCGTCCGAGAACATCGGCACGGCCCGCGCCCATGCCGACATGGTCGGCCTGGACATCGCCTATCGCGCCGCCACGGTCGAACAGATCGAGGCGGAAGGAGCGGGGCCGTTCGACGTGGTCCTGACGATGGAGGTGATCGAACACGTCGCCGATCCCGAGGGCTTCGTGCGCGCCTGTTCGCGCCTGGTCCGGCCGGGCGGGGTGATGATGGTCGCCACCCTGAACCGCACGCTGAAGTCGCTGGCCCTGGGCAAGGTGGCGGCGGAATACATCCTGCGCTGGGTTCCGGCCGGCACCCACGACTGGCGCCAGTTCCTGAAGCCCGAGGAAATCCGCACGATGCTGGCCGCCGAACCAGTGACGGTCGAGGGGCCCTACGGCCTGAACTACGACCCGCTTCAGGACCGATGGAGCCAGACCGACGATGCGGGCATCAACTACATGATGGTCGCCACGCGAAGCGCCGCCTGA
- a CDS encoding alpha/beta fold hydrolase, whose product MIRLFASLLATLFVLAPVAVQAKVQLQAAPAFSSSRILVETRGRGPDIIFIPGLGSTGSAWRSTADRLDNRYRVHLVTLRGFGETQIGDNVSGGLAGPAASEIERYIREQRIDRPAVIGHSLGGQIALRVAADMGDRIGRVMVVDSSPFFPSLIDARTTSDQVEPLARLGYQALLLFGDQALKSQVAAFGVDMGLAGDMVFEGLGLQGGDRRVLAQGLYEALTVDLRPRLSEITAPVTVVYGWTRDPDAPRNRLEGLYRYGFEGLPRTARFERIEGAEHQVMMQQPQRFLAAVQRFLS is encoded by the coding sequence ATGATCCGCCTTTTCGCCTCGCTGCTTGCGACCCTGTTCGTCCTCGCCCCGGTCGCCGTCCAGGCCAAGGTGCAGTTACAGGCCGCTCCGGCCTTCAGCTCCAGCCGCATCCTCGTCGAGACGCGCGGGCGGGGGCCGGACATCATCTTCATCCCCGGCCTGGGTTCGACCGGCTCGGCCTGGCGCTCGACGGCGGATCGGCTCGATAACCGCTACCGGGTGCATTTGGTCACCCTGCGCGGCTTTGGCGAGACCCAGATCGGCGACAATGTCAGCGGCGGTCTGGCCGGCCCCGCCGCCAGCGAGATCGAACGCTACATCCGCGAGCAGCGCATCGACCGGCCCGCCGTGATCGGCCATTCGCTGGGCGGCCAGATCGCCCTGCGCGTCGCCGCCGACATGGGCGACCGGATCGGGCGCGTCATGGTGGTCGATTCCTCGCCCTTCTTCCCGTCCCTGATCGACGCGCGCACCACATCGGATCAGGTCGAGCCCCTGGCCCGGCTGGGCTATCAGGCCCTGCTGCTGTTCGGCGATCAGGCGCTGAAGTCCCAGGTCGCGGCCTTTGGGGTGGACATGGGTCTGGCCGGCGACATGGTGTTCGAGGGGCTGGGGCTTCAGGGCGGCGATCGGCGCGTCCTGGCCCAGGGCCTGTATGAGGCCCTGACCGTCGATCTGCGCCCCCGCCTGTCTGAGATCACCGCCCCGGTCACCGTCGTCTATGGCTGGACCCGCGATCCCGACGCGCCTCGCAACCGGCTGGAGGGCCTGTATCGCTACGGCTTCGAAGGCTTGCCGCGCACGGCCCGGTTCGAGCGGATCGAAGGCGCCGAGCACCAGGTGATGATGCAGCAGCCGCAGCGGTTCCTGGCGGCGGTGCAGCGGTTCCTGAGCTGA
- a CDS encoding aspartate kinase, protein MTRPDTTRLVMKFGGTSMGDLERIRRAARIVAAEVSAGKRVAVVVSAMAGKTNELVAWTDGAGPAAAGLPLSDDEYDVVVASGEQVTSGLLAATLRNMGFNARSWMGWQVPILTDDAHARARIIDIPGEKLGAAVDAGEIAIVPGFQGVTADGKITTLGRGGSDTSAVAVAAALGCPCDIYTDVDGVYTTDPRIENRARRLAKVSYEEMLEMASLGAKVLQTRSVELAMAKQVPVRVLSSFIEPDANGVMPDKGGTLICDEEEIVEKRIVSGVTMSRDEARITLLGLSDRVDAPADVFTRLAEANVNVDMIVQSQSRTAGTVNLTFTTGRRDAVRAADLMTAAKEQLGFEEIRVDEDVAKVSVVGVGMRSHAGVAQTMFKALADKGVKFQAISTSEIKISVLIDAAYAELAVRALHSAYGLDAV, encoded by the coding sequence ATGACGCGGCCCGATACGACACGACTGGTGATGAAGTTCGGCGGCACCTCGATGGGCGACCTCGAACGCATTCGCCGTGCGGCGCGGATCGTCGCGGCCGAAGTGTCGGCGGGCAAACGGGTCGCCGTCGTCGTCTCCGCCATGGCGGGCAAGACCAACGAACTGGTCGCCTGGACCGACGGCGCCGGACCGGCCGCCGCGGGTCTGCCGCTCAGCGACGACGAATATGACGTGGTCGTCGCCTCGGGCGAACAGGTTACCTCGGGCCTGCTGGCCGCGACGCTGCGCAACATGGGCTTCAACGCGCGCTCGTGGATGGGCTGGCAGGTGCCGATCCTGACCGACGACGCCCACGCCCGCGCCCGCATCATCGACATCCCCGGCGAGAAGCTGGGCGCCGCCGTCGACGCCGGCGAGATCGCCATCGTGCCCGGCTTCCAGGGCGTGACGGCGGACGGCAAGATCACGACCCTGGGACGCGGCGGTTCGGACACCTCGGCGGTCGCCGTGGCGGCGGCCCTGGGCTGCCCCTGCGACATCTATACCGACGTGGACGGCGTCTATACGACCGACCCGCGTATCGAGAACCGCGCGCGCCGCCTGGCCAAGGTGTCCTACGAAGAGATGCTGGAAATGGCGTCCCTGGGCGCCAAGGTGCTGCAGACCCGCTCGGTCGAGCTGGCCATGGCCAAACAGGTGCCGGTCCGCGTCCTTTCAAGCTTTATCGAACCTGACGCGAATGGCGTCATGCCCGACAAGGGTGGAACCCTGATCTGCGACGAGGAGGAGATCGTGGAAAAACGTATCGTGTCCGGTGTGACCATGAGCCGTGACGAGGCCCGCATCACCCTGCTGGGCCTGTCCGACCGGGTGGACGCGCCCGCCGACGTCTTCACGCGCCTGGCCGAAGCCAACGTCAACGTCGACATGATCGTGCAGAGCCAGTCGCGCACCGCCGGAACCGTCAACCTGACCTTCACGACCGGGCGTCGCGACGCCGTGCGCGCCGCCGACCTGATGACCGCCGCCAAGGAGCAGCTCGGCTTCGAGGAAATCCGCGTCGACGAGGACGTGGCCAAGGTTTCGGTCGTCGGCGTGGGCATGCGCAGCCATGCGGGCGTCGCCCAGACCATGTTCAAGGCCCTGGCCGACAAGGGCGTGAAGTTCCAGGCGATCTCGACCTCCGAGATCAAGATCAGCGTGCTGATCGACGCCGCCTACGCCGAGCTGGCCGTTCGCGCCCTGCATTCGGCATATGGGCTAGACGCGGTATAG
- a CDS encoding OPT family oligopeptide transporter: MTDAAAAPKGRLELTLRALVLGCLLAVIFTAANTYLGLLVGLTFASAIPAAVISMAVLRAFRTSTIWENMTVQTVASVGGAMSSIIFVLPGLVMIGWWLEFPFWQSVAICILGGVLGVTFSIPLRRALVTGGGLPYPEGVAAAEVLKVGSRGAEQTESAVRENKSGLWVVVAGAVVSAGYALLVAGRVFAGEAAKFFKLPAALGGGATGMGFGMQFALLGAGHLIGLTVGLAQLFGLVLAWAVAVPILTSPDTIAWLTAHGIPSIASSLPAGVGAEELATTVWAREVRFMGAGVIGVAAIWTLIKLAGPLIGGLTSALAANAKRAHGEVLERTEQDLPIKLVGGVSVACLVGIAGLLAWFAQSAPALAGSTPLLVIGGLVYVVLIGFAVAAICGYMAGLIGSSNSPVSGVGILAIVIASLLMLGVMAVAGVPADPSIIAFALIVTAVVFTVAVIANDNLQDLKTGQLVEATPWRQQVALIVGVGAGALVIPFILNLLNQAFGFEGGPPAIVEGAKTLAAPQATLISALARGVIGGDLRWDLIGLGAAIGVVIIVLDAVVSKATKGKVKLPPLAVGIGFYLPAAVTTMLVIGAVAGWIYDKAVSSTRYADVARRMGVLLASGLIVGESLFGVFTAGVIVATRDDAPFAMLPEGSAWPAMLAGVVGFAVAVFGLYAWTRSRASKV; encoded by the coding sequence ATGACAGACGCCGCCGCCGCCCCGAAGGGCCGGCTTGAACTGACGCTCCGCGCCCTGGTGCTGGGCTGCCTGCTGGCGGTGATCTTCACCGCCGCCAACACCTATCTGGGCCTGCTGGTCGGCCTGACCTTCGCCTCGGCCATTCCGGCGGCGGTGATCTCGATGGCGGTGCTGCGGGCGTTCCGCACCTCGACCATCTGGGAGAATATGACCGTCCAGACCGTGGCCTCGGTCGGCGGGGCCATGAGCTCGATCATCTTCGTCCTGCCGGGCCTGGTGATGATCGGCTGGTGGCTGGAGTTTCCGTTCTGGCAGTCGGTGGCGATCTGCATCCTGGGCGGCGTGCTGGGCGTGACCTTCTCGATCCCGCTGCGCCGGGCGCTGGTCACGGGCGGCGGCCTGCCCTACCCCGAAGGCGTCGCCGCCGCCGAGGTGCTGAAGGTCGGCTCGCGCGGGGCCGAACAGACCGAAAGCGCGGTGCGCGAGAACAAGTCGGGCCTGTGGGTCGTGGTCGCCGGCGCCGTGGTCTCGGCCGGTTACGCCCTGCTGGTCGCGGGTCGGGTCTTTGCGGGCGAGGCGGCCAAGTTCTTCAAACTGCCGGCCGCGCTGGGCGGCGGGGCCACGGGCATGGGCTTCGGCATGCAGTTCGCCCTGCTGGGCGCCGGGCATCTGATCGGCCTGACGGTCGGTTTGGCGCAGCTGTTCGGCCTGGTGCTGGCCTGGGCTGTCGCCGTGCCGATCCTGACCAGCCCGGATACCATCGCCTGGCTGACGGCGCACGGCATTCCGTCGATCGCCTCGAGCCTGCCCGCCGGCGTAGGCGCAGAGGAGCTGGCGACCACCGTCTGGGCGCGCGAGGTGCGGTTCATGGGCGCGGGCGTCATCGGCGTCGCCGCCATCTGGACCCTGATCAAACTGGCCGGTCCGCTGATCGGCGGCCTGACCTCGGCGCTGGCCGCCAACGCCAAACGCGCCCACGGCGAAGTGCTTGAGCGCACCGAACAGGATTTGCCGATCAAACTGGTCGGCGGGGTTTCGGTCGCCTGCCTGGTCGGCATCGCCGGCCTCCTGGCCTGGTTCGCCCAGAGCGCCCCGGCCCTGGCGGGATCGACGCCGCTCCTGGTGATCGGCGGCCTGGTCTATGTGGTGCTGATCGGTTTCGCCGTGGCGGCCATCTGCGGATACATGGCCGGTCTGATCGGCTCGTCGAACAGCCCCGTGTCGGGCGTCGGCATTCTGGCCATCGTCATCGCCTCGCTGCTGATGCTGGGCGTCATGGCCGTCGCCGGCGTGCCGGCCGATCCGTCGATCATCGCCTTCGCCCTGATCGTGACGGCGGTGGTCTTCACCGTCGCCGTCATCGCCAATGACAACCTTCAGGACCTGAAGACCGGCCAGTTGGTCGAGGCCACGCCGTGGCGTCAGCAGGTGGCGCTGATCGTCGGCGTCGGCGCCGGCGCCCTGGTGATCCCCTTCATCCTGAACCTGCTGAACCAGGCCTTCGGCTTCGAAGGCGGCCCGCCCGCCATCGTGGAAGGCGCCAAGACCCTGGCGGCGCCCCAGGCGACCCTGATCTCAGCCCTGGCGCGCGGCGTCATCGGCGGCGATCTGCGCTGGGACCTGATCGGTCTGGGCGCGGCGATCGGCGTGGTCATCATCGTGCTGGACGCGGTCGTGTCGAAAGCGACCAAGGGCAAGGTCAAGCTGCCGCCGCTGGCCGTCGGCATCGGCTTCTATCTGCCGGCTGCGGTCACCACCATGCTGGTCATCGGCGCCGTCGCCGGATGGATCTACGACAAGGCGGTCTCATCCACCCGCTACGCCGACGTGGCGCGTCGGATGGGCGTGCTGCTGGCCTCGGGCCTGATCGTGGGCGAAAGCCTGTTCGGCGTCTTCACCGCCGGGGTAATCGTGGCGACCAGGGACGACGCGCCCTTCGCCATGCTGCCCGAGGGTTCGGCCTGGCCGGCCATGCTGGCGGGCGTCGTCGGCTTCGCCGTCGCGGTGTTCGGCCTGTACGCCTGGACGCGCAGCCGGGCTTCGAAGGTCTAG
- a CDS encoding protein-disulfide reductase DsbD, producing the protein MRLFALLLGLLFNLTGVSATVAQPVQSQPTGVVAFGPQRTERIEAELVPMSQWVAPGSTTVVAVRQKIAPGWHTYWRNPGDSGGATSLIWTLPAGVTADPILWPLPSRQRLISLMNYGYSGAVLLPVPIHVPPTARPGEVLTLTTDVLFLVCSDQMCVPEPMTLSLALPVREGAAPLAKPWGEEIERLVETAPRPAGIEARVTRQGGQLILTATGGPLSGDQAGADISQVYFYPFDGGRIDHAAAQSGQRGPNGLTLTLTAGKDTATTALSGVLATDKGAWEITAEPGAPLAGAQGGAALKPLDETTATPTKTGAWVFLQALGLALLGGLVLNLMPCVFPVLAMKAASLSAAAHDPARARRDGLAFTAGVLVSFLVLAGALLALRAAGQAIGWGFQLQSPGVVAALALVMLLVGLNLSGVFHVGAGLQNAGSGPLSRLPGAAGAFFTGVLAVVVAAPCTAPFMAAALGAALVLPWPMALAVFLMLGLGLALPYLAISLSPGLLSRLPRPGVWMERLKGLLAFPMYGAALWLLWVFTRQGGVDALGLLLTAALLLALAAWLTGLAQAARQRDERPILTTICAVVVGVLALGLAGVAAGAARDMDAAPQGDSGPLAAQPWSAAAVSAATASGRPVLVNLTADWCVTCKINERAALSSPRVAKAMREANAAYLVGDWTRRDDAITRELQAHGRSGVPLYLLYRPGRAEPEILPQLLTEGVVVDALKD; encoded by the coding sequence TTGCGCCTCTTCGCCCTTCTCCTCGGCCTGCTGTTCAATTTGACGGGCGTTTCGGCGACCGTCGCCCAGCCGGTGCAGAGCCAACCCACGGGCGTCGTCGCCTTCGGACCGCAGCGGACCGAGCGGATCGAGGCCGAACTGGTCCCTATGTCGCAATGGGTCGCGCCCGGTTCGACGACCGTGGTAGCGGTGCGCCAGAAGATCGCGCCCGGCTGGCACACCTATTGGCGCAATCCGGGCGACAGCGGCGGGGCGACCAGCCTGATCTGGACCCTGCCCGCCGGGGTGACCGCCGATCCGATCCTGTGGCCGCTGCCCAGCCGCCAGCGGCTGATAAGCCTGATGAACTATGGCTATTCGGGCGCGGTGCTCTTGCCCGTGCCGATCCATGTGCCGCCGACGGCGCGGCCGGGCGAAGTGCTGACCCTGACGACGGATGTGCTGTTTCTGGTGTGCAGCGACCAGATGTGCGTGCCCGAGCCGATGACCCTGTCGCTGGCCCTGCCGGTGCGCGAGGGCGCAGCGCCGCTGGCCAAGCCCTGGGGTGAGGAGATCGAGCGGCTGGTCGAAACCGCGCCACGCCCGGCCGGGATCGAGGCGCGCGTCACGCGTCAGGGCGGCCAGCTGATCCTGACCGCGACCGGCGGGCCGCTATCTGGCGACCAGGCGGGCGCCGACATCAGCCAGGTCTATTTCTATCCTTTCGACGGCGGGCGGATCGACCATGCGGCGGCCCAGTCGGGCCAGCGGGGTCCGAACGGCCTGACCCTAACGCTGACGGCCGGCAAGGACACGGCAACGACGGCGCTGAGCGGCGTCCTGGCGACCGACAAGGGCGCGTGGGAGATCACGGCGGAGCCGGGCGCGCCTCTGGCGGGCGCCCAAGGCGGCGCGGCGCTGAAACCGCTGGACGAAACCACGGCGACGCCGACGAAGACCGGCGCTTGGGTCTTTCTTCAGGCGCTGGGCCTGGCGCTGTTGGGCGGGCTGGTGTTGAACCTGATGCCGTGCGTCTTCCCGGTTCTGGCGATGAAGGCGGCGTCCCTGTCGGCGGCGGCGCATGATCCGGCGCGGGCCCGGCGCGACGGCTTGGCCTTCACCGCCGGGGTGCTGGTCAGCTTCCTGGTTCTGGCCGGCGCCCTGCTGGCGTTGAGGGCGGCGGGTCAGGCGATCGGCTGGGGGTTCCAGCTTCAGTCGCCGGGCGTGGTTGCGGCCCTGGCCCTGGTCATGCTGCTCGTCGGGCTGAACCTATCGGGCGTCTTCCATGTCGGCGCCGGATTGCAGAACGCGGGGTCCGGCCCCCTATCGCGCCTGCCCGGTGCGGCAGGCGCCTTCTTCACCGGCGTTCTGGCCGTGGTCGTCGCAGCGCCCTGCACCGCGCCCTTCATGGCCGCAGCGCTCGGCGCGGCCTTGGTCCTGCCCTGGCCGATGGCGCTGGCCGTTTTCCTGATGCTGGGGCTGGGTCTGGCCCTGCCTTATCTGGCGATCAGCCTGTCGCCCGGCCTGTTATCGCGCCTGCCGCGCCCGGGCGTCTGGATGGAGCGGCTGAAGGGTCTGCTGGCCTTTCCCATGTATGGGGCCGCGCTGTGGCTGTTGTGGGTGTTTACGCGACAGGGCGGCGTCGACGCCTTGGGCCTGCTGCTGACGGCGGCGCTGCTGCTGGCCCTGGCGGCCTGGCTGACGGGTCTGGCGCAAGCGGCGCGCCAGCGTGATGAACGGCCGATCCTGACCACGATCTGCGCGGTCGTCGTCGGCGTTCTGGCGCTGGGCCTGGCAGGCGTTGCGGCGGGTGCGGCGCGAGACATGGATGCCGCGCCTCAAGGCGACAGCGGCCCGCTGGCCGCCCAGCCCTGGTCGGCGGCGGCGGTGAGTGCAGCGACCGCCTCGGGGCGACCCGTGCTGGTCAATCTGACCGCCGACTGGTGCGTGACGTGCAAGATCAACGAACGCGCGGCCCTGTCTTCGCCCCGTGTCGCAAAGGCGATGCGCGAGGCGAACGCCGCCTATCTGGTCGGTGACTGGACCCGGCGCGACGACGCCATCACCCGCGAGCTTCAGGCGCATGGGCGTTCGGGCGTGCCGCTGTATCTGCTGTATCGACCGGGCCGGGCTGAGCCGGAGATCCTGCCGCAGCTGTTGACCGAGGGCGTGGTCGTGGATGCGCTGAAGGATTGA
- the mutM gene encoding bifunctional DNA-formamidopyrimidine glycosylase/DNA-(apurinic or apyrimidinic site) lyase, with amino-acid sequence MPELPEVETVRRGLTPVLEGARLSRVRINRPDLRFPFPERFVERLEGATVLRIDRRAKYLLMPLSTGETWITHLGMTGRFTLDGTLLGEFEEAAPIAGKHEHFSGCAIRDGAATRIGYADARRFGFMGLISSDQIETHPWFAGLGPEPLGNGFSGAHLVEAFAGKTQNIKVSLLDQRIVAGLGNIYVCEALYRARISPLVAAGSVSKARLERLATEVRNVLNDAIAAGGSTLRDFANAEGGQGYFQHRFDVYGREGEPCRGETCTGVVARIVQGGRSTFYCPSCQKR; translated from the coding sequence ATGCCCGAACTTCCCGAGGTCGAAACCGTCCGACGCGGCCTGACGCCGGTGCTGGAGGGCGCGCGGCTGTCGCGGGTCCGGATCAACCGGCCCGACCTGCGATTTCCCTTCCCCGAGCGCTTCGTCGAACGGCTGGAGGGGGCGACGGTCCTGCGGATCGACCGGCGGGCCAAATATCTGCTGATGCCTTTGTCCACCGGCGAGACCTGGATCACCCACCTGGGCATGACCGGCCGGTTCACCCTGGACGGAACCCTGCTGGGCGAGTTCGAGGAGGCGGCGCCGATCGCCGGCAAGCACGAACATTTCAGCGGCTGCGCCATCCGCGATGGGGCGGCGACCCGCATCGGATACGCCGACGCGCGCCGGTTCGGCTTCATGGGTCTGATCTCCAGCGATCAGATCGAAACCCATCCCTGGTTCGCCGGCCTGGGGCCCGAGCCGCTGGGCAACGGCTTTTCCGGCGCCCATCTGGTCGAGGCCTTCGCCGGCAAGACACAGAATATCAAGGTCAGTCTGCTGGATCAGCGGATCGTCGCCGGCCTGGGCAATATCTATGTGTGCGAGGCCCTGTACCGCGCCCGCATCTCGCCCCTGGTCGCGGCCGGATCGGTGTCGAAGGCGCGGCTGGAGCGTCTGGCGACCGAGGTTCGAAACGTCCTGAACGACGCCATCGCGGCGGGCGGCTCGACACTTCGCGACTTCGCCAACGCTGAGGGCGGCCAGGGCTATTTCCAGCACCGGTTCGACGTCTATGGCCGCGAGGGCGAGCCTTGCCGTGGTGAGACATGCACCGGCGTGGTCGCCCGCATCGTTCAGGGCGGCCGCTCCACCTTCTACTGCCCCTCCTGCCAGAAGCGATAA
- a CDS encoding enoyl-CoA hydratase-related protein, translating into MADAYSNLLIERHADGYAVVTLNRPEALNALNAALFKDLADFLDSVEHDDGVRCLILTGAGEKAFAAGADIKEMADQTYAQMYTGNYFALGHDRITRFRKPIIAAVNGFALGGGCELAMLCDFIVASDKAKFGQPEINLGVAPGIGGSQRLTRLVGKSKAMDMVLTARMMDAAEAERAGLASRVFPHDTLLEEARKIAAKIASQSPLAIMANKEMVNAALETTLTQGVQFERRLFHSLFAFEDQKEGMSAFVEKRKPEFKGR; encoded by the coding sequence ATGGCCGACGCCTATTCCAATCTGCTGATCGAACGCCACGCCGACGGCTATGCGGTGGTGACCCTGAACCGGCCCGAGGCGCTGAACGCCCTGAACGCGGCCCTGTTCAAGGATCTGGCCGACTTTCTCGACAGCGTCGAGCATGACGACGGCGTGCGCTGCCTGATCCTGACCGGCGCGGGCGAAAAGGCTTTCGCCGCCGGCGCCGACATCAAGGAGATGGCGGATCAGACCTATGCCCAGATGTACACGGGCAACTATTTCGCCCTGGGTCACGACCGCATCACTCGGTTCAGAAAGCCGATCATCGCTGCGGTCAACGGCTTCGCTCTCGGCGGCGGCTGCGAACTGGCCATGCTGTGCGATTTCATCGTCGCCTCGGACAAGGCGAAGTTCGGCCAGCCCGAGATCAACCTGGGCGTCGCGCCGGGCATCGGCGGGTCCCAGCGCCTGACCCGTCTGGTGGGCAAGTCCAAGGCCATGGACATGGTCCTGACCGCCCGGATGATGGATGCGGCCGAAGCGGAACGCGCCGGCCTGGCCTCGCGCGTCTTCCCGCACGACACTTTGCTGGAGGAAGCCCGCAAGATCGCCGCCAAGATCGCCTCGCAAAGCCCGCTGGCGATCATGGCCAACAAGGAGATGGTCAACGCCGCGCTGGAGACGACCTTGACCCAGGGCGTCCAGTTCGAACGCCGCCTGTTCCACTCCCTGTTCGCCTTCGAGGACCAGAAGGAAGGCATGTCCGCCTTCGTCGAAAAGCGCAAGCCCGAGTTCAAGGGGCGATAG